In Anaerolineae bacterium, the following are encoded in one genomic region:
- a CDS encoding glycosyltransferase — protein MMKILYHLTNLPPKLPGTEASLQELAWLKEHFGGALVYLNPNLHSPIYLPRLLFGFHHLKHIRANEVNFQVHHLYNADPFAFPLLRWLQQPVIYSISSGVGHKRPNIAFFNALAAVTVSDERSLNRLKTWGLKNCHLVRPGIETASFTHSPLPLQPEIKLMVGSAPWTRRQFQTKGFDALLLAAQKMPNLRLVCLWRGVLLEEMERRIRRMKLEKQVEVINKKVDVNQVLAGVHAGITLVTDPAIIRSFPHSLMESLVAGKPVIVSRSIPMSDYVERANCGKIVEAVTPANIITAVKSLIHEYDDLQKSARQVGPNDFSRQTVIASFQKVYESVLGETS, from the coding sequence ATGATGAAGATTCTGTATCACCTCACTAACCTGCCGCCCAAACTGCCCGGCACAGAAGCCAGCCTGCAAGAACTTGCTTGGTTAAAAGAGCATTTTGGGGGAGCATTGGTTTATTTGAATCCCAATCTACATTCCCCCATTTATCTACCCCGGCTGCTGTTTGGTTTTCACCACCTAAAACATATCCGGGCCAACGAAGTAAACTTCCAGGTGCATCACCTCTACAATGCCGACCCATTTGCCTTTCCCCTTCTGCGTTGGCTGCAACAACCAGTCATATATTCAATCAGCAGCGGCGTGGGCCACAAACGGCCCAATATTGCTTTTTTCAACGCTTTGGCGGCAGTGACCGTATCGGATGAACGCAGCCTGAACCGGCTCAAAACCTGGGGGCTAAAAAATTGTCATCTGGTCCGGCCCGGCATTGAGACCGCTTCTTTCACCCATTCTCCTTTGCCGTTACAGCCGGAGATAAAATTGATGGTTGGTTCGGCCCCCTGGACACGCCGGCAGTTTCAGACAAAGGGTTTTGACGCCTTGTTACTGGCTGCTCAAAAAATGCCCAACCTGCGCCTGGTGTGTTTATGGCGCGGGGTTCTGCTTGAAGAAATGGAACGCCGGATACGCCGGATGAAACTGGAAAAGCAGGTAGAGGTGATAAATAAGAAAGTAGACGTGAACCAGGTGCTGGCCGGAGTCCACGCCGGCATCACGCTGGTTACCGATCCGGCAATTATCCGCTCTTTCCCTCATTCGTTGATGGAGTCGCTGGTTGCCGGAAAACCGGTTATTGTCAGTCGTTCAATTCCAATGTCAGACTACGTAGAACGGGCCAATTGCGGCAAAATAGTTGAAGCGGTTACGCCGGCCAATATCATTACGGCTGTCAAAAGTTTGATCCATGAGTACGATGACCTGCAAAAGTCAGCCCGGCAGGTTGGGCCAAATGACTTCTCACGGCAAACGGTAATTGCCTCTTTTCAGAAAGTCTATGAGAGCGTGCTGGGAGAAACGAGTTAA